One segment of Panicum virgatum strain AP13 chromosome 1K, P.virgatum_v5, whole genome shotgun sequence DNA contains the following:
- the LOC120655505 gene encoding wall-associated receptor kinase 3-like, protein MAAVPGAEEGAGAAQRRAMMRAAAPGAEEGTGMRAEEGGSAGSSAGCGGCFVCFVLNHALALRWIHNFQSRALSVTDPAADDCGAGLTPWLSRWRAWRPCRSHPQPRVAGSGGILHIPSAASLAHCPSSCGDVNISYPFGIGAGCFRQGFELTCNNHTTQPPKLFLGNSTTQITYIYGDGTTVTTPMFFNITSGGSGTNNYSISWNAPAKGITIQDYNAFYTLGCDFDINLFDHVGNPIGSCMSRCHGEVVPNQRLCNGIGCCFIMLQHEISGFHATIVRADAMAARSDSMHPDILAFMSDDYYTQNATDLFSSWTNTSTIGDAILEVAIMDQLSCESAKMNKASYGCATNSNCRNASSSYGGYHCYCSSYYPNQGNPYLLEGRSAGAPPPAGPALGLGGRGDRRGPGRRGPNRRAC, encoded by the exons ATGGCAGCCGTGCCGGGCGCGGAGGAGGGTGCCGGCGCGGCGCAGAGGAGGGCGATGATGCGGGCAGCAGCGCCGGGCGCGGAGGAGGGCACTGGCATGCGCGCGGAGGAGGGTGGCAGTGCGGGCAGCAGCGCTGGGTGCGGAGGATG TTTTGTTTGCTTCGTTTTAAACCACGCACTGGCACTGAGATGGATACACAACTTCCAGTCCAGAGCACTCAGCGTGACGGACCCGGCGGCCGACGACTGCGG AGCAGGC CTTACGCCATGGCTTTCGCGCTGGCGTGCTTGGCGGCCATGCCGCTCGCATCCGCAGCCTCGGGTTGCCGGTAGCGGAGGGATACTGCATATCCCTTCGGCCGCCTCACTAGCTCACTGCCCGTCCAGCTGCGGCGACGTCAACATCTCCTACCCCTTCGGCATAGGGGCCGGCTGCTTTCGACAAGGCTTCGAGCTTACCTGCAACAACCACACCACTCAGCCTCCAAAGCTGTTTTTGGGTAACAGCACAACTCAGATTACTTACATATATGGTGATGGCACAACAGTTACAACCCCTATGTTCTTCAACATTACCTCGGGCGGATCAGGTACGAACAACTACAGTATATCCTGGAACGCCCCAGCTAAGGGTATAACTATCCAAGATTATAATGCTTTCTACACCCTTGGCTGTGATTTCGATATCAACTTGTTCGATCATGTGGGGAACCCCATCGGCTCCTGCATGAGTAGGTGCCACGGCGAGGTAGTGCCTAATCAAAGGCTTTGCAATGGGATCGGTTGCTGTTTCATCATGTTACAACACGAGATCTCAGGCTTTCATGCAACTATTGTTCGGGCAGATGCTATGGCAGCACGATCAGATTCTATGCACCCTGACATCTTGGCTTTCATGTCGGATGATTATTATACACAAAACGCAACTGATCTTTTCTCAAGCTGGACAAATACAAGCACGATTGGGGACGCTATACTTGAGGTTGCCATCATGGACCAACTAAGCTGCGAAAGCGCGAAAATGAACAAAGCAAGCTATGGTTGTGCCACCAACAGCAACTGTAGAAATGCATCATCGTCATATGGGGGTTACCACTGTTACTGCTCCAGTTATTATCCCAATCAGGGCAATCCTTACCTTTTGGAAGGACGCTCGGCAGGTGCCCCCCCCCCGGCAGGCCCGGCTTTGGGCCTAGGCGGGAGGGGCGACCGCCGGGGGCCCGGCCGAAGGGGGCCCAACCGCCGTGCATGCTGA